Proteins co-encoded in one Halorussus vallis genomic window:
- a CDS encoding HNH endonuclease yields the protein MQRADDKWCGSDNPNWNGGVDSEEFYGDGWPRARRRTLERDGHACQQCGADRDTLSQNPDVHHIRPVRTFEDPRDAHTLENLVCLCRDCHLAVERGNATLEASEQTIADLEAVGEATDDLSDAHQTLAQTESNLSPAEALKEDRKSRVDRLIDEQAQLEDAIDEERISDLEQQRDKAQNEVEDIESEKAELETERNKQQRMKGQIEGDLERLEVLREEQETLEAEGKQLMTAVEQCEAVEQMYGGLRASLREANVVHLEQLVNDVFSLVYENDSYARIELDRNYAVTIHEKSGETLDPDELSGGEQALFNLALRCAIYQLLAEGIDGEAPLPPLILDEPTVHLDETHVGRISDLAQRMRELGVDQTNCRQSLARDRGLCGRAHSSRARHGNQSVDGRG from the coding sequence ATGCAACGAGCAGACGACAAATGGTGTGGCTCAGACAACCCCAACTGGAACGGCGGTGTGGACAGTGAGGAGTTCTACGGCGACGGCTGGCCACGAGCACGACGTCGAACACTTGAACGGGATGGACACGCCTGCCAGCAATGTGGTGCTGACCGAGATACGCTCAGCCAGAATCCCGACGTCCATCACATCCGGCCAGTCCGGACGTTCGAGGATCCACGTGACGCCCACACACTCGAGAATCTCGTCTGTCTCTGCCGGGACTGCCATCTCGCTGTCGAACGAGGAAATGCGACACTTGAGGCTAGCGAGCAAACAATCGCCGACCTCGAAGCCGTTGGCGAGGCGACTGACGATCTCAGTGATGCACACCAGACCCTGGCCCAGACAGAGTCCAACCTCAGCCCGGCTGAGGCGCTAAAGGAGGACCGCAAATCACGTGTTGATCGCCTCATCGACGAGCAGGCGCAGCTCGAGGACGCTATCGATGAAGAGCGGATTAGCGACCTCGAACAGCAGCGTGACAAGGCACAGAACGAAGTGGAAGATATAGAGTCCGAAAAGGCCGAGCTTGAAACTGAGCGCAACAAGCAACAGCGGATGAAGGGCCAGATCGAGGGCGACCTCGAGCGACTTGAGGTACTCCGTGAGGAGCAGGAGACTCTCGAGGCAGAGGGAAAGCAGCTCATGACTGCCGTCGAGCAATGCGAGGCGGTCGAACAGATGTACGGTGGGTTGCGTGCCAGCCTGCGCGAGGCGAACGTCGTCCACTTAGAGCAGCTTGTGAACGATGTTTTCAGCCTCGTCTACGAGAACGACTCGTATGCCCGCATCGAACTCGACCGCAACTATGCGGTGACCATCCACGAGAAAAGCGGTGAGACCCTTGACCCGGACGAACTTTCCGGTGGTGAACAGGCGCTGTTCAATCTCGCCCTCCGCTGTGCGATCTACCAGCTTCTCGCGGAGGGCATCGACGGGGAGGCGCCACTCCCGCCACTCATCCTTGACGAGCCGACCGTCCATCTCGATGAAACCCATGTTGGCCGCATCAGCGACCTCGCACAGCGGATGCGCGAACTCGGTGTCGATCAGACAAATTGTCGTCAGTCACTCGCGCGAGATCGTGGACTCTGCGGACGAGCGCATAGCAGTCGAGCAAGACACGGCAACCAATCGGTCGACGGCCGAGGTTGA
- a CDS encoding DUF7344 domain-containing protein has product MVGTPELDTVLDVCEHEHRRIVLAALANQHQSLSIDDLTNAIVKHNHHTPPAEASDETVTQIQTGLHQVHLPKLAEAGLIQYDSERQLVEPTAQLGQAESHLSAILAVDSELPTPLEGR; this is encoded by the coding sequence ATGGTTGGGACACCCGAGCTGGACACGGTTCTTGACGTCTGTGAACACGAGCATCGTCGCATCGTCCTCGCGGCACTCGCAAATCAGCACCAGTCGCTCTCGATAGATGACCTTACAAACGCAATCGTCAAACACAATCACCACACGCCACCGGCAGAGGCCAGTGACGAGACAGTCACACAGATTCAGACCGGCCTGCATCAGGTCCATCTTCCGAAGTTAGCCGAGGCCGGACTTATCCAATACGACTCCGAGCGACAGTTGGTGGAGCCAACAGCCCAGCTTGGTCAAGCAGAGTCCCACCTGTCGGCGATTCTCGCTGTCGATTCCGAGCTTCCAACACCACTTGAAGGACGCTAA
- a CDS encoding HalOD1 output domain-containing protein: MSTVEFDVDRELFQAEYDRHQDPVSLAVVALVATVLDKEPDHLAPLYSSIDVDEFEGLSQETTNTRRGQGHISFNYEGFEVTVFGDGKMEADPLETT, encoded by the coding sequence ATGTCGACCGTTGAATTCGATGTGGATCGAGAACTGTTCCAGGCTGAGTACGACAGACATCAAGATCCAGTAAGTCTAGCAGTGGTTGCACTGGTAGCGACCGTCCTCGACAAAGAACCGGACCATCTGGCTCCACTGTATTCCTCAATTGATGTAGATGAATTTGAGGGACTATCCCAAGAGACAACCAACACTCGGCGGGGACAGGGACACATTTCATTCAACTATGAGGGGTTCGAGGTGACCGTGTTCGGTGACGGAAAGATGGAGGCTGACCCACTGGAGACCACGTAG
- a CDS encoding HalOD1 output domain-containing protein: MPVVHDYADGSGIYLKSNIDGSFVTFQATPSAENFLTDMGYTDVIDIAGIDDTLFDRPEANRNGTNSTVEFRYNDYKISVGADGWVTVSDRSGGSAVDGE; this comes from the coding sequence ATGCCCGTTGTACACGATTACGCAGATGGCTCAGGGATCTATTTGAAGAGCAATATTGACGGGTCGTTCGTCACGTTTCAGGCGACGCCATCTGCAGAAAACTTCCTTACAGATATGGGGTATACTGACGTGATAGACATTGCAGGCATCGACGACACCTTGTTCGACCGGCCAGAGGCCAACCGAAACGGCACGAACTCGACGGTCGAGTTTCGGTACAACGACTACAAAATAAGCGTCGGGGCGGACGGCTGGGTAACAGTCTCGGACCGCTCCGGGGGCTCAGCAGTTGACGGAGAGTAA
- a CDS encoding DUF211 domain-containing protein, with protein MAQIRRLVVDVLKPHEPTTLTFTQQVAEAESVAGINATLIELDKEVQNVKLTLEGESIDYDAVEAIIQDAGGTIHSVDQVACGEYIVEDAPTPQD; from the coding sequence ATGGCCCAGATACGACGTTTGGTTGTCGACGTGTTGAAACCCCACGAACCAACCACGCTGACCTTCACTCAACAGGTGGCGGAAGCTGAAAGCGTCGCCGGAATCAACGCGACGCTCATCGAACTGGATAAAGAGGTTCAGAACGTGAAGCTCACTCTCGAAGGCGAATCGATCGACTACGATGCCGTAGAGGCGATTATACAGGATGCAGGCGGAACGATTCACTCAGTCGACCAGGTTGCGTGTGGCGAATACATCGTTGAGGATGCACCAACCCCACAGGACTGA
- a CDS encoding DUF2270 domain-containing protein, protein MTDSDSDEFDSTAREQREIGREMVDQSTGLGSVMAHAYRGEMDEATTWRQRLDQATTWAVTVIAAILTWAFSNADNPHYILLIGIVIVTIFLGIEARRYRNYDVYRSRVRLLQQNLFANALDPSQGVEHPNWRAELSKDYRTPTLKVTFGEALANRLRRIYLALLGVLLAAWTFRITAFTPRQDWLATAGIAAVPGPVVVGAVATFTVAAFGIAFWPRERHAKGEFREGDPETWKDSESE, encoded by the coding sequence ATGACCGACTCGGACAGCGATGAGTTCGATTCGACAGCACGTGAACAGCGCGAAATCGGGCGCGAGATGGTCGACCAGAGTACGGGTCTCGGCTCGGTGATGGCCCACGCCTACCGGGGCGAGATGGACGAGGCAACCACGTGGCGGCAACGTCTCGATCAGGCGACCACGTGGGCGGTGACGGTCATCGCAGCAATTCTCACGTGGGCGTTCTCGAATGCGGACAACCCGCATTACATTCTGCTTATCGGGATCGTGATTGTCACTATCTTCCTGGGCATCGAAGCCCGACGGTACCGGAATTACGACGTCTATCGATCGCGCGTTCGATTGCTCCAGCAGAACCTGTTCGCAAACGCCCTCGATCCATCACAGGGCGTCGAACATCCCAACTGGCGAGCGGAACTCAGCAAGGACTACCGGACGCCGACGCTGAAAGTCACCTTCGGCGAGGCACTGGCAAACCGACTTCGACGCATCTACCTCGCCTTGCTCGGGGTGCTCCTCGCCGCCTGGACCTTCCGGATTACGGCATTCACGCCTCGGCAAGACTGGCTTGCGACTGCTGGAATCGCTGCCGTTCCCGGTCCCGTTGTGGTCGGCGCTGTCGCGACGTTCACCGTGGCCGCATTCGGAATCGCGTTCTGGCCCCGGGAACGACATGCAAAGGGAGAGTTTCGTGAAGGTGACCCGGAGACGTGGAAGGATTCCGAGAGCGAATAG
- a CDS encoding helix-turn-helix domain-containing protein produces MAIEASFTIDEADFPLSAVFAQLTDATIDLDRIVPTSKAVIPYFWIYADDTANLTTDLSDDIGIDQVSVIDEVEGQMFVRVDWNLDHESVLTAIVNTDVTLLSGMGNQEQWTFEVRANEQQELSEFQTYCQDHDIPIELTQLHAISSLKSDREYDLTEGQRKALVLAYSKGYFDAPRTASQDDLADELGITRQAVSSRLQRGLRRLVASTLITPQE; encoded by the coding sequence ATGGCCATCGAAGCCTCCTTCACTATCGATGAGGCCGATTTCCCGCTAAGCGCCGTTTTTGCCCAATTGACTGACGCCACCATCGACCTCGACCGAATCGTCCCCACGAGTAAGGCCGTCATCCCCTACTTCTGGATTTACGCCGATGACACCGCCAACCTCACCACCGACTTGAGCGACGATATCGGGATTGATCAGGTGTCGGTAATCGACGAAGTAGAGGGACAAATGTTCGTTCGTGTCGATTGGAACCTCGACCACGAGAGCGTTCTCACAGCAATCGTCAACACCGATGTCACGCTCCTCTCCGGGATGGGAAATCAGGAACAGTGGACATTCGAAGTGCGCGCGAACGAACAACAGGAACTCTCCGAGTTCCAAACGTACTGCCAAGACCACGACATTCCGATCGAACTCACCCAGCTTCACGCGATTTCGTCACTCAAATCGGATCGGGAGTACGACCTAACGGAGGGCCAACGTAAAGCGTTAGTCCTGGCGTATTCCAAAGGCTACTTCGACGCGCCGCGCACCGCCTCTCAAGATGATCTTGCAGACGAACTGGGAATCACCCGGCAGGCGGTCTCCTCACGGTTACAGCGCGGCCTTCGACGACTCGTGGCAAGTACACTCATTACCCCACAGGAGTGA
- a CDS encoding phosphatase PAP2 family protein: MIPRILDGALETGRGIGVTELLHAQAGWPLVVVFAVVTQLGDVWFLFLLGSVLYVAGDELPRWGIDRRRGLFVLSLVVVYVALIGVLKTVFVLPRPPGAGNPPALRWIPSAFGGLFTSITTADGPGFPSGHALGTTMVWGGLALVLDRGTSRTRAVVAGAVVTLVSLARLVLGVHYLVDVLVGAVVGLAVLAGLYWLADRGTTPGLALLAAVAVGLPGLVQHVTFDSVAAVGSAVGGWVVWRGVTDSTAAHPTNGREVFAGFAVVGVAGALFGAVYTFEPSYPLTFVGSALTTGVVVAAPLLGERLA, encoded by the coding sequence GTGATACCGAGAATACTCGACGGCGCGCTCGAAACCGGTCGCGGCATCGGCGTCACCGAACTGCTCCACGCGCAGGCGGGTTGGCCGCTGGTCGTGGTGTTCGCGGTCGTCACCCAGTTGGGCGACGTGTGGTTCCTCTTCCTGCTCGGGAGCGTCCTCTACGTCGCGGGCGACGAACTGCCCCGGTGGGGAATCGACCGGCGGCGTGGGCTGTTCGTGCTGTCGCTCGTGGTCGTGTACGTGGCGCTCATCGGCGTACTCAAGACCGTCTTCGTGCTTCCGCGACCACCGGGAGCGGGTAACCCGCCGGCGCTACGGTGGATTCCGTCGGCGTTCGGCGGGCTGTTCACCAGTATCACGACCGCGGACGGTCCGGGGTTCCCGAGCGGCCACGCCCTCGGGACGACGATGGTCTGGGGCGGACTCGCGCTCGTCCTCGACCGAGGCACGTCCCGGACCCGCGCAGTCGTGGCCGGAGCGGTCGTGACGCTGGTTTCGCTCGCGCGCCTCGTTCTCGGCGTCCACTACCTCGTCGACGTGCTCGTCGGTGCCGTCGTCGGCCTGGCGGTCCTCGCGGGACTCTACTGGCTGGCCGACCGGGGGACGACGCCCGGTCTGGCCCTCCTCGCCGCAGTCGCAGTCGGACTTCCCGGACTGGTCCAACACGTTACCTTCGACAGCGTGGCCGCCGTCGGAAGCGCGGTCGGCGGCTGGGTCGTGTGGCGCGGGGTCACGGATTCGACGGCCGCCCATCCGACGAACGGCCGGGAGGTGTTCGCCGGATTCGCCGTGGTCGGGGTCGCCGGAGCGCTCTTCGGGGCGGTGTACACGTTCGAACCGTCCTATCCGCTCACGTTCGTGGGGAGCGCGCTCACCACCGGCGTCGTCGTGGCGGCGCCGCTGCTGGGCGAGCGACTGGCCTGA
- a CDS encoding DUF7853 family protein translates to MSTHTQSSRSIRLALPPDEQWTLHHVLLHRIERERTAENPTGIDPPPLEVYRAFETLDAGESRFTAGQLEAVQDVLGTYQRSTDWWELERSTLEQLLHRVATALEHADGDTSR, encoded by the coding sequence ATGTCGACGCACACCCAATCGTCACGGTCGATAAGGCTGGCGCTTCCGCCGGACGAACAGTGGACGCTCCACCACGTCCTCCTGCACCGAATCGAGCGAGAACGAACCGCCGAGAACCCGACGGGAATCGACCCGCCGCCGCTCGAAGTCTACCGGGCGTTCGAAACGCTCGACGCCGGCGAGTCGCGCTTCACCGCCGGGCAACTGGAAGCGGTGCAGGACGTCCTCGGGACGTACCAGCGGTCGACCGACTGGTGGGAACTCGAACGGTCGACGCTCGAACAACTGCTACACCGCGTCGCGACGGCGCTCGAACACGCGGACGGCGACACATCCCGATAG
- a CDS encoding potassium channel family protein → MSLEPLMPLQATGGVRFLYTLVGIGVLLVTTIDVFWTILWTNGGAGLLTSPLMKGTWRGLRTVDRQESLVLTLAGPLILAFTLTMWVVLLWAGWTLLFAGDVNALNYTRGPGPVRWVGRGYFVAYTMFTMGNGDFSPTSPIWRIVTAFTNASGMILITLIVTYVVSVLRAVVNKQSFASSVMGVGETSEAFVRSGWDGDTLRQHDLPLESFASSLSTLAAQHKAYPILHYYRSERKQHAAPVAVAVFDDALTIIRFGVDPERRPNEPVIETARSATEDYVRTAMSPPAGHTPPPPNLNRLRDADIPVASDEEFTDKLADLAEQRRELLGVVEAQEWEWPSERQQ, encoded by the coding sequence GTGAGTTTGGAGCCGCTCATGCCGTTACAAGCCACGGGAGGTGTGCGGTTCCTGTACACGCTCGTTGGTATTGGTGTTCTCCTGGTCACGACGATCGACGTCTTTTGGACCATCTTGTGGACCAACGGCGGTGCAGGTCTGCTCACCTCACCGCTGATGAAAGGGACGTGGCGCGGGCTCAGAACGGTAGACCGTCAGGAGTCCCTGGTACTTACGCTGGCCGGACCGCTCATCCTCGCGTTCACGCTCACGATGTGGGTCGTACTGCTCTGGGCGGGGTGGACGTTACTCTTCGCTGGCGATGTGAACGCGCTCAACTACACGCGCGGTCCCGGACCCGTCCGATGGGTCGGACGGGGGTACTTTGTAGCGTACACCATGTTCACGATGGGCAACGGAGACTTCAGTCCGACCAGTCCAATCTGGCGGATAGTCACTGCATTCACGAACGCAAGCGGCATGATATTGATCACGCTCATCGTGACGTACGTCGTCTCCGTCCTGCGAGCCGTCGTCAACAAGCAATCGTTTGCGAGCAGCGTTATGGGAGTGGGCGAGACGAGCGAAGCGTTCGTCCGTTCGGGATGGGACGGTGACACCCTCCGGCAACACGACCTCCCGTTAGAGTCGTTCGCGTCGAGTCTGAGTACCCTGGCGGCCCAGCACAAGGCGTATCCGATCCTTCACTACTACCGTAGCGAACGGAAACAACACGCTGCCCCGGTCGCAGTCGCCGTCTTCGACGACGCACTGACTATCATCCGCTTCGGCGTCGACCCTGAGCGACGTCCTAACGAACCCGTTATCGAAACCGCTCGATCGGCTACTGAAGACTACGTCCGGACGGCCATGAGTCCACCCGCCGGTCACACGCCGCCACCGCCGAACCTTAATCGCCTCCGCGACGCGGACATCCCCGTCGCATCCGACGAGGAGTTCACCGACAAGTTAGCCGACCTGGCGGAACAGCGCCGTGAACTACTCGGTGTGGTCGAGGCCCAAGAGTGGGAATGGCCCTCAGAGCGACAGCAGTGA
- a CDS encoding DUF7539 family protein has protein sequence MAELPDERHLVVRARSQLDDWTRSARTEAYTELFEGADSILSPEEVRLLDALDSELERQGGDGVWGTDQYGIHTAGATSADTSLGVVCVYHPQITTDSVLRGADDLDDETEERLNAALWQYSERVATLVEAKLDEFVRQTQD, from the coding sequence ATGGCCGAACTTCCTGACGAACGCCACCTCGTCGTACGGGCGCGTTCCCAGTTGGACGACTGGACGAGAAGTGCCCGGACAGAGGCGTACACTGAACTGTTTGAGGGTGCCGATTCGATCCTCTCCCCCGAGGAGGTGCGACTCCTCGATGCACTTGACTCCGAACTAGAGCGACAGGGCGGCGATGGGGTCTGGGGGACGGACCAGTACGGCATCCACACTGCCGGGGCTACGAGTGCAGACACTTCACTCGGAGTCGTCTGCGTGTATCACCCACAGATTACCACCGACTCCGTGCTTCGAGGGGCCGACGATTTAGACGACGAGACCGAGGAGCGACTCAACGCGGCACTCTGGCAATACAGCGAGCGTGTCGCAACCCTCGTCGAAGCAAAACTCGATGAGTTCGTCCGCCAGACGCAGGACTAA
- a CDS encoding VIT1/CCC1 transporter family protein — MGAKSDSESILERIGVDKIGPIARRYFVSNGFDGALTGVGITVGAYLSGVPDGLTVIKIGLGGAVGLTTSGVWSVWEIERAEMQAELHEIEDTMLTDLSGTQVEREKTSTQVVNALMSGLGPLFGLVLPLVPFLFEGGLLSLFQATILSVAVAVGVLFAFGAYMASISRQRWYIAGIRMGLAGIVVAVISIFLPG, encoded by the coding sequence ATGGGAGCGAAATCTGACTCGGAATCGATTCTCGAGCGAATCGGGGTTGACAAAATTGGGCCGATTGCACGGCGGTACTTCGTCTCGAACGGGTTCGACGGTGCTCTCACCGGTGTCGGAATCACCGTCGGTGCGTACCTGTCTGGGGTACCGGACGGGCTCACCGTCATCAAGATCGGTCTCGGGGGTGCTGTTGGCCTCACGACTTCCGGCGTGTGGAGTGTCTGGGAGATCGAACGCGCCGAGATGCAGGCCGAACTGCACGAGATTGAGGATACAATGCTCACCGACTTGAGTGGGACCCAGGTTGAGCGTGAGAAAACCAGTACACAGGTCGTGAACGCACTTATGAGCGGGCTTGGGCCTCTGTTCGGGCTCGTGTTACCACTCGTGCCGTTTCTCTTTGAGGGTGGGCTACTTTCGCTGTTTCAGGCCACCATCCTGTCGGTCGCCGTCGCGGTCGGCGTGCTGTTCGCCTTCGGTGCGTATATGGCGTCAATTTCGCGCCAACGGTGGTACATTGCTGGAATCCGAATGGGACTTGCTGGTATCGTCGTTGCGGTCATTAGCATCTTTCTTCCCGGGTAG
- a CDS encoding rubrerythrin-like domain-containing protein, with translation MVEPAPDSADATVYACRECGQGVENPENTSACPKCGGALRNTSVPHDD, from the coding sequence ATGGTTGAACCAGCCCCGGATAGCGCTGACGCGACCGTATACGCGTGCCGAGAATGTGGACAGGGTGTCGAGAATCCCGAAAATACGAGTGCGTGTCCCAAGTGTGGTGGGGCACTAAGAAACACCAGCGTTCCACACGATGACTGA
- a CDS encoding helix-turn-helix domain-containing protein yields the protein MAAEATFTVPSDQFPLGTVFEQLPGVTVELERIIPAQDVVIPYFWVHGTEVDDIEGAFLDHPGVATIQFVDSVEDEYLLRVEWTLEYDGVLSTLMETQVPLIEAVGTNEQWTFDIRGDDRRDIAAFQDRCRELDIPITLTKLHALTPIESEAQAELTDTQQEALVLAYERGYFNTPRDVTMADLGDELGISQQAVASRLRRGISSILGNTLAELRPTE from the coding sequence ATGGCTGCCGAAGCGACGTTTACGGTCCCGTCCGACCAGTTCCCCCTCGGTACCGTGTTCGAACAATTACCGGGCGTGACAGTTGAACTCGAACGAATCATCCCGGCCCAAGACGTTGTGATTCCTTATTTCTGGGTGCACGGGACCGAAGTCGACGACATCGAGGGTGCGTTTCTGGACCATCCGGGCGTGGCGACCATCCAGTTTGTCGATTCCGTCGAAGACGAGTACCTGTTGCGCGTTGAGTGGACACTGGAGTATGACGGCGTACTGAGCACGCTCATGGAAACGCAGGTGCCTCTCATTGAGGCCGTCGGCACGAACGAACAGTGGACGTTCGATATTCGGGGCGACGACCGACGCGACATCGCGGCGTTTCAAGACCGCTGTCGGGAGTTAGATATCCCGATTACGCTCACCAAATTGCACGCGCTCACACCCATCGAGTCGGAGGCCCAAGCTGAACTCACCGACACCCAACAGGAGGCACTGGTACTCGCCTACGAGCGGGGCTACTTCAATACCCCACGCGACGTGACGATGGCCGACCTCGGCGACGAACTCGGCATCTCACAGCAGGCGGTCGCATCCCGACTTCGACGCGGAATCAGTTCGATTCTCGGCAATACATTGGCCGAACTCCGCCCAACAGAGTGA
- a CDS encoding formate/nitrite transporter family protein — protein MRATDVLNSLIEGGLHEINRETNGLLLSGFSAGLDIGFGPLLMAVMLTLSPGGYGDLGTELLLASTYSVGFMFVILGRLELFTEHTTIAVMPVLDRQASLGELARLWGLVYASNIVGGATFAALVVTLLPDLGVASPEAFETIALSLVDHDLTWLFVAGVLAGWLMGLLAWLVTAAQETTSRLLIIWIVTAAIGILHLPHSIAGNVEVLFGVFLSPMVSVLDYVTFITLATMGNAVGGVVFVSLLKYGHVVRGGD, from the coding sequence ATGAGAGCAACGGATGTCCTCAATTCGTTGATCGAAGGCGGGCTCCACGAAATCAACCGCGAGACGAACGGATTGTTACTTTCTGGATTCTCAGCCGGTCTCGATATTGGGTTCGGACCGTTATTGATGGCAGTGATGCTCACCCTCTCACCGGGTGGTTACGGCGATCTGGGGACAGAGTTGCTGCTCGCAAGTACCTACTCCGTCGGGTTCATGTTCGTCATCTTGGGGCGATTAGAGCTGTTCACTGAACATACGACCATAGCTGTGATGCCTGTTCTCGATAGACAGGCGTCACTCGGGGAACTAGCCCGTCTTTGGGGCCTGGTCTACGCCAGTAACATCGTCGGCGGTGCGACGTTCGCCGCGCTCGTGGTCACGCTGCTGCCCGATTTGGGCGTTGCTTCACCGGAAGCGTTCGAAACTATCGCCCTCTCACTAGTTGACCACGATCTCACGTGGCTGTTCGTCGCTGGCGTGCTTGCGGGCTGGTTGATGGGACTACTCGCGTGGCTGGTTACCGCTGCGCAGGAGACGACAAGCCGTCTGCTTATCATCTGGATCGTCACGGCTGCAATCGGTATCCTCCACCTCCCGCACTCGATCGCGGGTAACGTTGAGGTACTGTTCGGCGTCTTTCTCTCGCCCATGGTGTCAGTATTGGACTACGTAACGTTCATCACACTGGCGACGATGGGAAATGCAGTCGGTGGAGTCGTGTTCGTTTCGCTGTTGAAGTACGGCCACGTCGTCCGTGGTGGGGATTAG
- a CDS encoding site-specific recombinase xerd, with amino-acid sequence MSELDDLTLMTEPAKEQLNQRQLVDYESQRTDCLQWLLHFGKNPDKVEGYAFETVRARASRMDMFYRWVWDQEERYVADVTHDQANEYMKYLAYRDTSNVDKANHQKAVKMLFKWREHEHGLDPWSPSITFSTDNGASQPRDFFTLPERRKLREAALEYGSIG; translated from the coding sequence ATGAGTGAGTTGGACGATTTGACGCTCATGACCGAACCGGCAAAGGAACAACTGAATCAGCGCCAACTTGTCGACTACGAGTCCCAGCGGACCGACTGTTTACAGTGGCTGTTGCACTTCGGAAAGAACCCAGACAAGGTAGAGGGATACGCGTTCGAGACAGTCCGAGCACGGGCAAGCCGCATGGATATGTTCTATCGCTGGGTGTGGGACCAAGAGGAGCGGTACGTCGCGGATGTAACGCACGACCAAGCTAACGAGTACATGAAGTATTTGGCGTATCGCGACACGAGTAACGTCGACAAGGCCAATCACCAGAAGGCAGTAAAGATGCTGTTCAAGTGGCGGGAACACGAACACGGGTTGGACCCGTGGTCCCCGTCAATCACCTTTTCGACTGACAACGGAGCGAGCCAGCCGCGTGACTTCTTTACCCTTCCAGAACGCCGGAAGCTCCGCGAAGCAGCATTGGAATACGGCAGTATTGGGTGA